The nucleotide window GAAGAGGGTTTTGTGGTGACTCAGCGAGATCTAGCGGTGCAACTCGGCGTAACCGAAACCACGATTCAGAATTGGGAACATGGCAAAGTCGGAGCCATTCAGTTCCAGCGCATCATTCAGCTCTGTGAGCTATTGAACTGTCAAATCGAAGACCTGATCACCCCCCTGCCAGACGATGAACCCCTGATCTACTTCGATGAGAGCGATCGACCGCAATGGAGAACCCACATCAAAGCGCTCCGCGAACAACAACGCATGACCCAAAGAGTCCTCGCTTACAAACTAGGCATCACTGAGATGACTCTCAAATCCTGGGAAAACCATCACACTTGTGCCGAATTAATTGCCAGGATGATTAAGTTATGCCGAATTTTGCGCTGCCAAATTACAGACTTAGTAGAAATCAAATCGGGAACG belongs to Alkalinema sp. FACHB-956 and includes:
- a CDS encoding helix-turn-helix domain-containing protein, yielding MVTQRDLAVQLGVTETTIQNWEHGKVGAIQFQRIIQLCELLNCQIEDLITPLPDDEPLIYFDESDRPQWRTHIKALREQQRMTQRVLAYKLGITEMTLKSWENHHTCAELIARMIKLCRILRCQITDLVEIKSGTKMKKP